TCAGCTTTACCAAGGTCAAGGCTGGCATTACCAGCGCGGGCGCGGCGCCCACCGATGCTGCCGCACCGCCACCGGCTGCCAATCCGGCAGATAGCGATAAATCCGCCAGCGCCGATACCGCAGCCACACTGAAACAGACGCAGGCGCAGGCCAACGTCAAGCTCTGCGAACAGGCACGCGCCAACGTAAAACTGCTGCAGGGCGCGGGCACATTGAACATTTCGCGCGATGGCAAAGTAGAGCCGCTACCCGATGCAAATCGCGCTGGCGAACTGAAGCGCGCGCAGGCCGCT
The sequence above is drawn from the Pseudolysobacter antarcticus genome and encodes:
- a CDS encoding DUF4124 domain-containing protein, which produces MIRTLALVTLLASSTLALAAAQNSVYKWKDAGGAVHYSDAPPPQGISFTKVKAGITSAGAAPTDAAAPPPAANPADSDKSASADTAATLKQTQAQANVKLCEQARANVKLLQGAGTLNISRDGKVEPLPDANRAGELKRAQAAATLYCG